In Populus nigra chromosome 10, ddPopNigr1.1, whole genome shotgun sequence, the following proteins share a genomic window:
- the LOC133705935 gene encoding uncharacterized protein LOC133705935 — translation MSPLPSLLYNPTSLPFPFFNVSSALPFPPSLTIPLCFIFSQALLSHTTCTLRINLINNTLQHTFSTEMCSFKAKVTTGVDITPAVARINGRPVLQPTCNLVSTLERRNSLKKTAPKSSPPPPPPPPTFSNKTNKASPPLSPMSKSPRLPAIKRGSDANSLNSSSEKVVIPRNTTKTPTLERKKSKSFKESSVGRGVHSSFIEASLSYSSSLIVEAPGSIAAVRREQMALQHAQRKMRIAHYGRSKSARFEDQVVPNDSSISMATKTDQEEEKRCSFITANSDPIYVAYHDEEWGVPVHDDKMLFELLVLSGAQVGSDWTSILKKRQDFRDAFSGFDAEIVANISEKQIMSISTEYGIDMSRVRGVVDNSNRILEIKKEFGSFDRYIWTFVNNKPISTSYKFGHKIPVKTSKSETISKDMVRRGFRFVGPTMVHSFMQAAGLTNDHLITCHRHLPCTLMAAARRPTEAQAQ, via the exons ATGTCCCCACTCCCTTCCCTTTTATATAACCCCACATCTctccccttccccttcttcaATGTCTCATCAGCTCTTCCTTTCCCTCCTTCATTAACTATCCCTCTCTGTTTCATTTTCTCACAAGCCCTCTTGTCACATACCACTTGTACTTTACGCATTAACTTGATTAACAATACCCTTCAACACACATTTTCAACAGAAATGTGCAGCTTTAAGGCTAAGGTGACCACAGGAGTTGATATAACACCGGCAGTGGCTAGAATCAATGGCCGGCCGGTCCTTCAACCTACGTGCAATTTAGTTTCTACGCTTGAAAGGCGTAATTCTCTAAAGAAAACGGCACCAAagtcttctcctcctcctccaccaccaccaccaacttTTTCTAATAAAACCAACAAGGCCTCGCCTCCTTTATCTCCAATGTCGAAGTCTCCTAGATTACCAGCTATTAAGAGAGGAAGTGATGCTAATAGCTTGAATTCAAGTTCTGAGAAGGTCGTGATCCCAAGAAACACTACGAAGACACCGACTTTAGAGAGAAAGAAGTCGAAAAGTTTCAAGGAAAGTAGCGTTGGGAGGGGAGTGCATTCTTCTTTTATTGAGGCATCATTGAGTTATTCTTCCTCTTTGATTGTTGAGGCACCAGGAAGCATTGCCGCGGTCAGGAGAGAACAAATGGCACTCCAACATGCACAAAGAAAGATGAGAATTGCTCATTATGGAAGATCAAAGTCTGCCAGGTTTGAAGATCAAGTTGTTCCTAATGATTCTTCAATCAGTATGGCAACAAAGACTGAtcaggaagaagaaaagagatgcAGTTTTATCACAGCAAATTCAG ATCCCATCTATGTTGCTTACCATGATGAAGAATGGGGAGTTCCAGTCCATGATGACAA GATGTTATTTGAATTGCTAGTTCTAAGTGGTGCTCAGGTTGGTTCGGATTGGACTTCAATCTTGAAGAAACGCCAAGACTTCAg AGATGCATTTTCAGGATTCGATGCAGAAATTGTGGCCAACATTTCTGAAAAACAGATAATGTCAATCAGTACAGAATATGGAATTGATATGAGCCGAGTTCGAGGTGTTGTGGACAACTCTAACAGGATTCTTGAG ATCAAAAAGGAGTTCGGGTCATTTGACAGATACATATGGACATTTGTCAATAACAAGCCTATCTCCACCTCGTACAAATTTGGACACAAGATTCCAGTGAAGACATCAAAATCAGAGACTATAAGCAAAGACATGGTTAGGAGGGGGTTTAGGTTTGTTGGTCCGACCATGGTTCACTCGTTCATGCAAGCAGCAGGGTTAACCAATGACCACTTGATCACCTGCCACAGGCACCTTCCATGCACCTTAATGGCAGCCGCCCGCAGGCCTACCGAGGCACAAGCTCAATAG